The proteins below come from a single Arthrobacter caoxuetaonis genomic window:
- a CDS encoding sigma-70 family RNA polymerase sigma factor: MSETHPENLDQNPEAAYEGPASPETHRQQRADDVRTYLKAIGKYPLLTREDEQDLAAAMEAGLYAGQLLEEKDGLSRRRALELEQIVRLGREASDRFFHSNLRLVVSIAKRFGGRGMDLLDLIQEGNAGLMIAVERFDYTKDCRFSTYATWWIRQAISRAVADQSRAIRFPVHYHDVVVKVHAITTKLEVEYGRNPTAAEIAEASGMTEEAVLLAQKRSQPMLSLDAMMSDGETDEIGRAVFDARIENLYEPEAPEPFDHAVHADMNRVIMGRLRELPEREAHILALRCGLVDGCPRTLEEVGNILGLTRERIRQLEVKAIDTLREPANAAHLLDFYEPDQGYSVPVRTVRRRTAKVVEFPGTAVHAAAA; this comes from the coding sequence ATGAGCGAGACCCACCCCGAGAACCTGGACCAGAACCCCGAAGCCGCATACGAAGGACCTGCGTCTCCGGAGACCCACCGGCAGCAGCGCGCAGATGACGTCAGAACGTACCTCAAAGCGATCGGCAAGTACCCCCTCCTCACCCGTGAGGATGAGCAGGACCTGGCTGCAGCCATGGAAGCAGGCCTCTACGCCGGCCAGCTCCTTGAGGAGAAGGACGGGCTGTCCCGGCGCCGGGCACTGGAACTTGAACAGATCGTCCGCCTGGGCAGGGAGGCCTCGGACCGGTTCTTCCACTCCAACCTTCGCCTCGTCGTCTCCATCGCCAAGCGGTTCGGCGGCCGCGGCATGGACCTTCTGGACCTCATTCAGGAAGGCAACGCAGGCCTGATGATCGCCGTCGAACGCTTCGACTACACGAAGGACTGCCGGTTCTCCACGTACGCCACCTGGTGGATCCGGCAGGCCATCAGCCGCGCGGTCGCAGACCAGAGCCGGGCGATCCGGTTCCCCGTCCACTACCACGACGTTGTCGTAAAGGTGCACGCCATCACGACGAAGCTCGAGGTCGAATACGGGCGCAACCCCACGGCCGCCGAGATCGCAGAGGCCTCCGGGATGACCGAGGAAGCTGTCCTGCTGGCCCAGAAGCGCTCCCAGCCGATGCTCTCCCTGGACGCCATGATGAGCGACGGCGAAACGGATGAGATCGGCCGTGCCGTTTTCGACGCCCGGATCGAGAACCTCTACGAGCCCGAAGCGCCGGAACCGTTCGACCATGCCGTCCACGCCGACATGAACCGCGTCATCATGGGACGGCTCCGGGAACTGCCCGAACGGGAGGCACACATCCTCGCCCTCCGGTGCGGCCTCGTAGACGGATGCCCCCGCACGCTCGAAGAAGTCGGGAACATCCTCGGCCTGACCCGCGAACGGATCCGCCAGCTCGAGGTCAAAGCCATCGACACCCTGCGGGAGCCGGCGAACGCCGCCCACCTCCTGGACTTCTACGAACCCGACCAGGGCTACAGCGTCCCTGTCCGCACCGTCCGCCGGCGGACCGCGAAGGTCGTCGAGTTCCCGGGCACCGCTGTACACGCGGCAGCCGCCTGA